The Sedimentisphaera salicampi genome includes a region encoding these proteins:
- a CDS encoding type IV toxin-antitoxin system AbiEi family antitoxin domain-containing protein, translating to MYTSKEKIEQAKKVFKNQGGIMRTSEAIKHGIHPRTLYFMRDHNYLDVLARGVFRLAELEPVDYQDIVTVASKVRSGVICLISALSFHEITTQIPHEVYVAISRKMSYPRLEYPPARFFKFSEKSFKAGVDIHKISGIDVKIYSPEKTIVDCFRYRNKIGMEVAMEALKLWRRKKNANIRNVMEYARICRVYNVIKPYIEATL from the coding sequence ATGTATACCAGCAAAGAAAAAATAGAACAGGCTAAAAAAGTCTTCAAAAACCAAGGAGGAATTATGCGTACCTCCGAGGCCATAAAGCATGGCATTCATCCAAGAACGCTTTATTTTATGCGCGACCATAATTACCTAGATGTTCTGGCAAGAGGGGTATTCAGGCTGGCAGAGCTTGAACCTGTGGATTATCAGGATATTGTAACAGTAGCCTCAAAAGTTAGATCCGGAGTAATTTGTCTTATCTCTGCTCTTTCATTTCATGAAATTACAACTCAGATACCGCATGAGGTTTATGTGGCCATAAGCCGCAAAATGTCTTATCCTAGGCTGGAATATCCGCCTGCCCGATTTTTTAAATTTTCTGAAAAGTCATTTAAGGCTGGTGTTGATATTCACAAAATCAGCGGCATTGATGTGAAAATATATTCCCCAGAGAAAACCATTGTCGATTGCTTCAGATATCGAAATAAGATAGGGATGGAGGTGGCCATGGAAGCTCTTAAACTCTGGCGAAGGAAAAAGAACGCTAACATTCGCAATGTAATGGAATATGCCAGAATCTGTCGGGTATATAACGTAATCAAACCCTATATAGAGGCAACACTGTGA
- a CDS encoding LysM peptidoglycan-binding domain-containing protein, which produces MSGKEKTGLLIAFAVVAGVWIAVQGASPRPEGIFSQQESEGILPFQTQKVVVKDADVLDSAKDAVMVISGPEAAAQPEPAKKKETASFASNKKEAEKIVATKENQKRAAKSVEDVIKNNRKQVVRYRSYEVKKGESLSKIAVKIYGKGDLSEKVEKIYSANKDVLKSKNNVIAGQELKIPPDNELSDSDSLKKLAKNHSGSLEYTQAGSSKRTYVVKDGDSLWKIAKKKLGKGSRYREIIKLNKDKVSNDKTLKPGVQILLPS; this is translated from the coding sequence ATGTCAGGAAAAGAAAAAACGGGTTTACTCATAGCTTTCGCAGTGGTAGCGGGAGTATGGATCGCTGTGCAGGGCGCATCCCCGCGTCCGGAGGGTATATTTTCACAGCAGGAAAGCGAAGGGATTCTGCCCTTTCAAACGCAGAAAGTGGTAGTGAAAGATGCCGACGTGCTGGACTCTGCAAAAGATGCTGTGATGGTGATTTCCGGCCCGGAGGCAGCCGCCCAGCCAGAGCCTGCCAAAAAGAAAGAAACTGCTTCTTTTGCCTCGAATAAGAAAGAGGCTGAGAAAATCGTTGCAACTAAAGAGAATCAGAAAAGGGCGGCCAAAAGCGTTGAAGACGTTATAAAAAATAATCGTAAGCAGGTCGTTAGATACAGGTCTTATGAGGTTAAGAAAGGCGAGAGCCTCAGCAAAATTGCTGTAAAGATATACGGCAAAGGAGACCTAAGCGAGAAGGTGGAAAAGATTTACTCGGCAAACAAGGATGTGCTGAAATCCAAGAACAATGTTATTGCAGGCCAAGAGCTCAAGATTCCGCCGGATAATGAGCTTTCTGATTCTGACAGTCTCAAAAAGCTTGCGAAAAATCATTCCGGCAGCCTCGAATACACACAAGCAGGCTCTTCAAAAAGGACCTACGTCGTAAAAGATGGAGACAGCCTCTGGAAGATTGCCAAGAAAAAGCTCGGAAAGGGAAGCAGATATCGGGAGATTATCAAGCTCAACAAGGATAAGGTCTCTAACGATAAGACCCTCAAGCCGGGAGTTCAGATCCTTTTGCCGAGCTGA
- a CDS encoding nucleotidyl transferase AbiEii/AbiGii toxin family protein, whose amino-acid sequence MSQKNLKNVAASIRQRLLNKAKESSRPFNELLQYYALERFLYRLSISKYADNFILKGALLFAVWRQSQIRSTADIDLLGKISNEPEAIINVFQDICKVKVENDGVRFDDSSVTAEQITVDADYQGVRVQLYGYLGTARIRVQVDIGFSDVITPAPERYNYPSILDLSEPKLNCYNKETMIAEKLQAMTKLDILNSRMKDIYDIWILSRRFEFDGAYLQKSIINTFKQRETEATENVAIFTERYSQNEEKLQQWRGFVRKSKVSDVPKDLSYITGEIKIFIQPVLVSIINNVDYKKTWNPELQKWR is encoded by the coding sequence GTGAGCCAAAAGAATCTAAAGAATGTTGCAGCTTCCATCAGACAGCGGTTGTTGAATAAAGCAAAGGAAAGCTCTCGACCATTTAATGAACTTCTGCAATATTATGCTTTGGAAAGGTTTTTATATAGGCTCTCTATTTCAAAATATGCTGATAATTTTATTCTCAAGGGTGCTTTGCTTTTTGCAGTTTGGCGGCAATCTCAAATCCGTTCTACTGCAGATATCGATCTTCTCGGGAAAATCAGTAATGAACCGGAGGCGATAATAAATGTTTTCCAAGATATCTGCAAAGTAAAAGTCGAGAACGATGGGGTTCGATTCGATGATTCAAGTGTTACTGCTGAGCAAATAACTGTCGATGCTGATTACCAAGGAGTTAGAGTGCAGCTGTATGGATACCTTGGTACTGCCAGGATACGAGTGCAGGTTGATATCGGTTTTTCTGATGTCATTACGCCTGCACCGGAAAGATATAACTATCCTTCAATACTCGATTTATCTGAGCCAAAGTTGAACTGCTATAATAAGGAAACAATGATAGCAGAAAAATTACAGGCGATGACAAAACTTGATATTCTTAATAGTAGAATGAAAGATATTTATGATATATGGATACTGTCAAGGCGGTTCGAATTCGATGGAGCATATCTCCAAAAATCTATTATAAATACTTTCAAGCAGCGTGAAACCGAAGCTACAGAAAATGTTGCAATCTTTACAGAACGCTATTCTCAAAATGAGGAAAAACTGCAGCAGTGGCGTGGATTCGTCAGAAAATCTAAGGTTTCTGATGTCCCTAAAGACCTGAGCTATATTACCGGCGAAATTAAAATCTTCATACAACCAGTGCTGGTTTCTATAATAAACAATGTAGATTACAAGAAGACATGGAATCCTGAATTGCAAAAATGGCGATAA
- a CDS encoding DUF5060 domain-containing protein has protein sequence MLFLRNFRLFAASVLMVCNFAAAAPEITGPFDSPERLLQWHKTTLTLEGPDASEQGEPNPFTDYRMDVVFTHEKSGLEYRVPGYFAADGNAANSSAKGGNIWRAHLCPDKSGQWRYEISFRKGKNAAVSEDPEAGAALAPYHGISGKFKVEPSDKAGRDLRGKGRLEYVGKTFLKFAGTGEYFIKQGADAPENFLAYEDFDGNFKSDGRKDHLVKSWAPHEKDWNAGEPYWQDKKGTEIIGAINYLASEGLNAFSFIPMNIKGDDRNVFPYTDYNERYRLDCSRLEQWEIVFEYADKKGMFLHFKTQETENELLLDGGDLGPQRRLYYRELIARFSHHLALNWNLGEEINNASTSQKKSWAEFFYKNDPYHHHIVIHNMGNPHHDLMGEGSRLTGMSVQTNKPDFRNVYSRVKNYIERAKKAGKVWAVACDEPGDAQHALRPDNDAGSSHQDARRNALWGTLMAGGWGNEWYFGYKHAHSDLTCQDFRSRDAFWDCCRVAVEFFKAENDSGRKALPVENMRCREDLAAAPNRCLSGKDKAGKNCLVVQAMTAKEFSVKAPAEKLYKAGWMNSKTGEWEILSDIENHKGGELKFKSPWSKDGILLLYDWAGEN, from the coding sequence ATGCTGTTTTTAAGGAATTTCAGACTATTCGCCGCTTCTGTTTTGATGGTTTGCAATTTTGCCGCTGCCGCACCGGAAATAACCGGCCCGTTTGACAGCCCCGAAAGGCTTTTGCAGTGGCACAAGACCACATTAACGCTCGAAGGCCCAGATGCGAGCGAACAGGGCGAGCCGAATCCGTTCACCGATTACAGAATGGATGTTGTGTTCACGCACGAAAAAAGCGGGCTTGAATACAGGGTTCCCGGGTATTTCGCCGCAGACGGGAATGCCGCCAACTCCTCAGCAAAGGGCGGGAATATATGGCGTGCGCACCTATGCCCCGATAAGTCCGGCCAATGGAGATACGAGATTTCATTCCGCAAAGGGAAAAATGCAGCGGTATCGGAAGATCCTGAGGCGGGGGCTGCCCTTGCCCCTTATCACGGAATTTCAGGCAAATTCAAAGTAGAGCCGTCGGATAAGGCAGGCAGAGACCTTCGCGGGAAGGGGAGGCTCGAATACGTTGGCAAAACATTCCTGAAATTCGCTGGCACTGGCGAATACTTCATCAAACAGGGTGCAGATGCCCCTGAAAACTTCCTTGCCTACGAAGATTTCGACGGGAATTTCAAATCAGACGGGCGAAAGGATCACTTAGTGAAGAGCTGGGCTCCCCACGAGAAAGACTGGAACGCAGGCGAGCCATACTGGCAGGACAAAAAGGGAACAGAAATAATCGGAGCGATAAACTACCTCGCAAGCGAAGGTCTCAACGCATTTTCATTTATCCCGATGAATATCAAAGGCGACGACAGGAACGTATTCCCATACACCGACTACAACGAGCGATACAGGCTGGACTGTTCGAGGTTAGAGCAGTGGGAGATTGTTTTCGAATATGCAGATAAGAAGGGTATGTTTCTGCACTTCAAAACGCAGGAAACAGAAAACGAACTGCTCTTGGACGGCGGGGATTTAGGCCCTCAGCGAAGGCTCTACTATCGTGAGCTTATAGCGAGATTCAGCCACCACCTCGCCCTGAACTGGAATCTCGGCGAGGAGATAAACAATGCCTCCACAAGCCAGAAAAAGAGCTGGGCTGAATTCTTCTATAAGAACGACCCGTATCATCATCATATTGTAATCCATAATATGGGCAATCCGCACCACGACCTTATGGGCGAGGGCTCAAGGCTTACGGGGATGTCTGTGCAGACTAACAAACCGGATTTCAGAAACGTCTATTCGAGAGTTAAGAACTATATCGAAAGAGCGAAGAAAGCAGGGAAGGTTTGGGCGGTTGCCTGTGATGAACCCGGAGATGCCCAGCATGCCCTCAGGCCGGATAACGATGCAGGCAGCTCACATCAAGATGCAAGACGCAACGCCCTCTGGGGGACGCTTATGGCCGGGGGCTGGGGGAATGAATGGTACTTCGGCTATAAACACGCCCACTCAGACCTAACCTGCCAAGATTTCCGCAGCAGAGACGCCTTCTGGGACTGCTGCCGGGTTGCTGTTGAATTCTTCAAGGCAGAGAATGATTCTGGCAGGAAGGCTTTGCCAGTGGAGAATATGCGGTGCAGGGAGGATTTGGCGGCCGCACCGAACAGATGCCTCAGCGGGAAAGACAAAGCAGGGAAAAACTGCTTGGTAGTGCAGGCAATGACTGCGAAAGAATTTAGCGTGAAAGCCCCAGCCGAAAAGCTCTACAAGGCAGGCTGGATGAACTCAAAGACCGGTGAATGGGAAATCCTCAGCGACATAGAAAACCACAAAGGCGGAGAGCTGAAGTTCAAGTCGCCATGGAGCAAAGACGGAATCCTCCTTCTGTATGATTGGGCGGGAGAAAACTGA